In Kogia breviceps isolate mKogBre1 chromosome 9, mKogBre1 haplotype 1, whole genome shotgun sequence, a single window of DNA contains:
- the KCP gene encoding kielin/chordin-like protein isoform X11 produces MTTSCRLRPTPHPLLGPPRSGGTPWRSDWEGWRLRSRSSENRLYWRPQEWGNVATGALCHLYLSGCEYEGQLYEEGANFLSSSNPCLQCSCLKSLVRCVPMKCPPIPCPEPVLRPGHCCPTCQAQGCTEGGSHWEHGQEWTTPGDPCRICQCLEGHIRCHQQECASLCPYPARPLPGTCCPVCDAGCFLNGREHRRGEPVGSGDPCFHCPCVNGSVHCEPLPCPPTPCRHPGRIPGKCCPVCDSCEYQGHQYQSQETFRLQESGRCVRCSCQPACLVERSLLRGSSGSLMVSPAQPVPVKLGCPCAGLCSAPQPPASTPPSPPVPAAPAVRAAPTTAKCTPTGRISQMQTALATPATVRYLPRLAAALLSPSRGPPPLPSHLLPGWDRDMLLGQLPSHNLCQAPEWTRPVLPQMPSPSSSSSPSMGTASKWHFCSGSGLKSRGAVSLLLALSVFVPTPAHLPHCPDCILEKQVFMDGQSFSHPRDPCQECQCREGHAHCQPRACPRASCAHPLPGPCCQNNCNGCAFGGKEYPNGADFPHPSDPCRLCHCLSGHVQCPARRCPPLRCPEPLLLPGECCPQCAGRSATPSGCPRPGGGVPVRHQEHFSQPDDPCRRCLCLDGSVSCQRLPCPPAPCAHPRQGPCCPSCDGCLYQGKEFASGERFPSPTARCHVCLCWEGSVSCEPRTCAPAQCPFPARGDCCPTCDGCEYLGESYLSSQDFLDPREPCNLCTCLGGFVTCSRRPCEPLGCSHPLTPSGHCCPTCQGCLYHGVTAAPGETLPDPLDPTCSICTCQEGSMHCRKKPCAPALCPRPSPGPCFCPVCHSCLSQGREHQDGEEFEGPTGPCERCRCQAGQVSCEWLQCPPLHCPLQVTKPGSCCPRCRGCLVHGEEHPEGSSWEPPDSPCSSCMCHEGVVTCARVQCVTSCAQPHLGPRDCCLRCSACEHEGRKYEPGAEPCEVCTCELQPEGTPSLRCHRRQCPSLVGCPASQLLPPGPQHCCPTCAQPLSPCTEHLRGSKVAPPDPCYTCQCQDLTWLCVHRACPEPSCPLSERHTPPGSCCPVCQECVVGAEGRRVTDGESWRDPSNACITCTCRRGHVECRLEECQALSCPHGWAKVREAGRCCERCQAPVQSCAHQGRQVASGERWAVDACTSCSCVAGAVSCQSQRCPPLSCGPDEAPALSPSSCCPRCLTRPASCMAFGDPHYRTFDGRLLHFQGSCSYVLAKDCRGGDFSVHVTNHDRGRSGVSWTHEVAVLLGDVVVRLLQGGEVTVDGRPVALPFLQEPLLYVELRGRTVMLHAQPGLQVLWDGQSQVEVRVPGSYRGQICGLCGNFNGFAQDDLRGPEGLLLSTEVAFGNSWQVPEGPGPGRPCSKGREVDPCRVAGYRAKREANARCGVLKSSPFSRCHAVVPPEPFFAACVYDLCACGPGSLADTCLCDALEAYASHCRQAGVTPAWRGPTLCVVGCLLDRGFVFDECGPPCPRTCFNQHVPLGELAAHCVRPCVPACRCPAGLVEHEAHCISPEACPPVLLTGDQPPSTLPNPSWKPQGPP; encoded by the exons ATGACTACCAGCTGCAGGCTCCGGCCCACTCCTCATCCCCTGCTGGGGCCCCCCAGGAGCGGTGGCACCCCCTGGAGGAGCGACTGGGAAGGCTGGAGGCTGAGGTCACGGAGCTCAGAGAACAG GCTGTACTGGAGGCCACAGGAGTGGGGAAACGTGGCAACTGGAGCCCTGTGTCATCTGTACCTGTCAG GCTGTGAGTATGAGGGGCAGCTTTATGAGGAGGGGGCCAACTTCCTGTCCAGCTCCAACCCTTGTCTCCAATGCTCCTGCCTG AAGAGCCTGGTTCGCTGTGTGCCCATGAAGTGCCCGCCCATCCCCTGTCCTGAACCAGTCCTGAGGCCCGGGCACTGCTGCCCGACCTGCCAAG CCCAAGGCTGCACGGAAGGTGGTTCTCACTGGGAGCATGGCCAAGAGTGGACCACACCTGGGGACCCCTGCCGGATCTGCCAGTGCCTG GAGGGCCACATCCGGTGCCACCAGCAAGAATGTGCCAGCCTGTGCCCTTACCCTGCCCGGCCCCTCCCAGGCACCTGCTGCCCTGTGTGCGATG CAGGCTGTTTCCTAAACGGGCGAGAGCACCGCCGCGGGGAGCCCGTGGGCTCTGGGGACCCCTGCTTCCACTGCCCTTGTGTC AACGGGAGTGTCCACTGTGAGCCTCTGCCCTGCCCACCGACGCCCTGCAGACACCCAGGCAGGATCCCTGGGAAGTGCTGCCCAGTCTGTGACA GCTGTGAGTACCAGGGACACCAGTATCAGAGCCAGGAGACCTTTAGACTCCAAGAGAGTGGCCGCTGTGTCCGCTGCTCCTGCCAG CCTGCGTGCTTGGTGGAGAGGAGTTTGCTGAGGGGGTCCAGTGGGAGCCTGATGGTCAGCCCTGCACAACCTGTTCCTGTCAAGCTGGGGTGCCCGTGTGCAGGGCTTTGCTCtgctccccagccccctgccaGCACCCCACCAAGCCCCCCG GTGCCTGCTGCCCCAGCTGTGAGAGCTGCACCTACCACGGCCAAGTGTACTCCAACGGGCAGAATTTCACAGATGCAGACAGCCCTTGCCACACCTGCCACTGTGAGGTACCTCCCCAGGCTTGCTGCTGCCCTGCTGAGCCCCTCCCGGGGCCCACCCCCATTGCCCTCTCACCTGCTCCCAGGATGGGACCGTGACATGCTCCTTGGTCAACTGCCCTCCCACAACCTGTGCCAGGCCCCAGAGTGGACCCGGCCAGTGCTGCCCCAGATGCCCAG cccctcctcctcctcctctccctccatgGGGACAGCTTCCAAGTGGCACTTCTGCAGTGGCTCTGGACTCAAGAGTAGAGGGGCTGTCAGCCTGCTCCTTGCACTGTCAGTCTTTGTCCCCACTCCTGCCCACCTGCCCCACTGCCCAGACTGCATCCTGGAGAAGCAAGTGTTTATGGATGGCCAGAGCTTCTCCCACCCCCGAGACCCCTGCCAGGAATGCCAGTGCCGGGAAGGCCATGCCCACTGCCAACCTCGGGCCTGCCCCAGGGCCTCCTGTGCTCACCCGCTGCCTGGTCCCTGTTGCCAGAACAACTGCAATG gctgtgCCTTTGGTGGAAAAGAGTACCCCAACGGAGCAgacttcccccacccctccgaCCCCTGCCGCCTGTGTCACTGTCTG AGCGGCCACGTGCAGTGCCCGGCCCGCCGCTGCCCGCCCTTGCGCTGTCCAGAGCCGCTCCTGTTGCCAGGAGAGTGCTGCCCGCAGTGCGCGGGTAGGAGCG CCACCCCCTCTGGCTGCCCTCGGCCCGGGGGCGGGGTCCCCGTCCGCCACCAGGAGCACTTCTCCCAGCCCGACGACCCCTGCCGCCGCTGCCTCTGCCTCGACGGCTCCGTGTCCTGCCAGCggctgccctgcccaccagcGCCCTGCGCCCACCCGCGCCAGGGGCCCTGTTGCCCCTCCTGTGACG GCTGCCTGTACCAGGGGAAGGAGTTCGCCAGCGGCGAGCGCTTCCCTTCGCCCACTGCCCGGTGCCACGTCTGCCTCTGCTGGGAGGGCAGCGTCAGCTGCGAGCCCAGGACCTGTGCCCCAGCACAGTGCCCCTTCCCTGCCAGGGGTGACTGCTGCCCTACCTGTGATG GCTGTGAGTACCTAGGGGAGTCCTACCTGAGCAGCCAGGATTTTCTGGATCCCCGAGAGCCCTGCAATCTGTGTACCTGTCTCGGAGGCTTTGTGACCTGCAGCCGCCGGCCCTGTGAGCCTCTGGGCTGCAGCCACCCACTCACCCCGTCTGGGCACTGCTGCCCGACCTGCCAGG GATGCCTCTATCATGGGGTCACCGCTGCCCCTGGAGAGACCCTTCCTGACCCGCTCGACCCCACCTGCTCCATCTGCACCTGCCAG GAGGGCTCCATGCACTGCCGGAAGAAGCCATGTGCTCCTGCTCTGTGCCCCCGGCCCTCCCCGGGGCCTTGCTTCTGCCCTGTTTGCCACA GCTGCCTCTCTCAGGGCCGGGAGCACCAGGACGGGGAGGAGTTTGAGGGGCCCACAGGCCCCTGTGAGCGATGTCGCTGTCAG GCTGGCCAGGTCAGCTGTGAGTGGCTGCAGTGCCCACCTCTGCACTGCCCACTCCAGGTCACAAAGCCGGGGAGCTGCTGCCCTCGCTGCAGAG GCTGCCTGGTTCATGGGGAGGAGCACCCTGAAGGCAGTAGCTGGGAGCCCCCCGACAGCCCCTGTTCCTCCTGCATGTGTCACGAGGGTGTCGTCACCTGTGCCCGCGTCCAGTGTGTCACCTCCTGTgcccagcctcacctggggccccGTGACTGCTGCCTTCGATGCTCTG CCTGTGAGCACGAGGGCCGGAAGTATGAGCCTGGCGCAGAGCCCTGTGAAGTGTGCACCTGTGAG CTGCAGCCTGAGGGAACTCCCAGCCTTCGCTGTCACCGGCGGCAGTGTCCCAGCCTGGTGGGCTGTCCCGCCAGCCAGCTCCTGCCCCCCGGGCCCCAGCACTGCTGCCCCACCTGTGCCC AGCCGCTGAGTCCCTGCACGGAGCACCTGCGGGGGTCTAAGGTGGCCCCGCCAGACCCCTGCTACACCTGCCAGTGCCAG GACCTGACTTGGCTCTGCGTTCACCGGGCCTGTCCTGAGCCCAGCTGTCCCCTGTCGGAGCGCCATACCCCCCCTGGGAGCTGCTGCCCCGTGTGCCAGG AATGTGTGGTGGGAGCTGAGGGCCGGAGAGTGACAGACGGAGAGAGCTGGCGGGACCCCAGCAACGCCTGTATCACTTGCACCTGCCGT CGGGGCCACGTGGAGTGCCGCCTGGAAGAGTGCCAGGCCCTCTCCTGCCCCCACGGCTGGGCGAAGGTGCGGGAGGCTGGCAGGTGCTGTGAGAGATGCCAAG CCCCCGTCCAGTCGTGCGCGCACCAGGGCCGGCAGGTGGCCTCCGGGGAGCGCTGGGCCGTGGACGCCTGCACCAGCTGCTCCTGCGTAGCCGGCGCCGTGAGCTGCCAGAGCCAGCGCTGCCCGCCGCTCTCCTGCGGGCCC GACGAGGCCCCCGCCCTGAGTCCCAGCAGCTGCTGCCCCCGCTGCCTGACCCGGCCCGCTTCCTGCATGGCCTTCGGAGACCCTCATTACCGCACCTTCGACGGCCGCCTGCTGCACTTCCAGGGCAGCTGCAGCTACGTGCTGGCCAAGGACTGCCGTGGAGGGGACTTTAG CGTGCACGTGACCAACCATGACCGGGGCCGGAGCGGCGTGTCCTGGACCCACGAGGTGGCTGTGCTGCTGGGAGACGTGGTCGTGCGGCTGCTGCAGGGCGGGGAGGTCACG GTGGACGGGCGCCCCGTCGCCTTGCCCTTCTTGCAGGAGCCTCTGCTGTATGTGGAGCTGCGGGGACGCACGGTGATGCTACACGCCCAGCCGGGGCTCCAG GTGCTGTGGGATGGGCAGTCCCAGGTGGAGGTGAGAGTGCCTGGCTCCTACCGGGGCCAGATTTGTGGGCTCTGTGGCAACTTCAATGGCTTTGCCCAGGATGATCTGCGGGGCCCCGAGGGGCTGCTCCTGTCCACTGAGGTTGCGTTTGGGAATAGCTGGCAG GTCCCAGAGGGGCCAGGACCTGGTCGGCCCTGTTCCAAGGGCCGTGAGGTGGATCCATGCCGGGTAGCAGGGTACCGTGCCAAGCGTGAGGCCAACGCCCGGTGCGGGGTGCTGAAGTCCTCCCCGTTCAGTCGCTGCCATGCTGTGGTGCCACCAGAGCCCTTCTTTGCCGCCTGCGTGTATGACCTCTGTGCTTGTGGTCCTGGCTCCTTGGCTGACACCTGCCTCTGTGACGCCCTGGAAGCCTATGCCAGCCACTGTCGCCAAGCAGGGGTGACTCCTGCCTGGCGGGGCCCCACGCTCTGCG TGGTGGGCTGCCTCCTGGACCGTGGCTTCGTGTTTGATGAGTGTGGCCCACCCTGTCCCCGCACCTGCTTCAACCAGCATGTCCCCCTGGGGGAGCTGGCGGCCCACTGCGTACGGCCCTGTGTTCCCGCCTGCCGGTGCCCCGCAGGCCTGGTGGAGCACGAGGCCCACTGTATCTCACCCGAGGCCTGCCCCCCAGTCCTACTCACTGGGGACCAGCCACCCAGCACTCTGCCCAACCCCAGCTGGAAGCCCCAGGGGCCACCTTGA
- the KCP gene encoding kielin/chordin-like protein isoform X3 yields MARAAAALLPLVLQLTGLALAPGTVRGGAIPREPLGLADIHDYQLQAPAHSSSPAGAPQERWHPLEERLGRLEAEVTELREQSKDLQGRVRQLESSECHPASPQCWGLDRACPEGARWEPDACTACVCQDGAARCVPQPGLPHCHGCSHNGQAYGNGETFTTDACTTCRCLEGAITCTQKPCPRGPCPEPGACCPHCEPGCTGGHRSGETWQLEPCVICTCQAGTVQCQGPSCSELNCLESYTPPAECCPICRPGCEYEGQLYEEGANFLSSSNPCLQCSCLSLVRCVPMKCPPIPCPEPVLRPGHCCPTCQAQGCTEGGSHWEHGQEWTTPGDPCRICQCLEGHIRCHQQECASLCPYPARPLPGTCCPVCDAGCFLNGREHRRGEPVGSGDPCFHCPCVNGSVHCEPLPCPPTPCRHPGRIPGKCCPVCDSCEYQGHQYQSQETFRLQESGRCVRCSCQPACLVERSLLRGSSGSLMVSPAQPVPVKLGCPCAGLCSAPQPPASTPPSPPVPAAPAVRAAPTTAKCTPTGRISQMQTALATPATVRYLPRLAAALLSPSRGPPPLPSHLLPGWDRDMLLGQLPSHNLCQAPEWTRPVLPQMPSPSSSSSPSMGTASKWHFCSGSGLKSRGAVSLLLALSVFVPTPAHLPHCPDCILEKQVFMDGQSFSHPRDPCQECQCREGHAHCQPRACPRASCAHPLPGPCCQNNCNGCAFGGKEYPNGADFPHPSDPCRLCHCLSGHVQCPARRCPPLRCPEPLLLPGECCPQCAGRSATPSGCPRPGGGVPVRHQEHFSQPDDPCRRCLCLDGSVSCQRLPCPPAPCAHPRQGPCCPSCDGCLYQGKEFASGERFPSPTARCHVCLCWEGSVSCEPRTCAPAQCPFPARGDCCPTCDGCEYLGESYLSSQDFLDPREPCNLCTCLGGFVTCSRRPCEPLGCSHPLTPSGHCCPTCQGCLYHGVTAAPGETLPDPLDPTCSICTCQEGSMHCRKKPCAPALCPRPSPGPCFCPVCHSCLSQGREHQDGEEFEGPTGPCERCRCQAGQVSCEWLQCPPLHCPLQVTKPGSCCPRCRGCLVHGEEHPEGSSWEPPDSPCSSCMCHEGVVTCARVQCVTSCAQPHLGPRDCCLRCSACEHEGRKYEPGAEPCEVCTCELQPEGTPSLRCHRRQCPSLVGCPASQLLPPGPQHCCPTCAQPLSPCTEHLRGSKVAPPDPCYTCQCQDLTWLCVHRACPEPSCPLSERHTPPGSCCPVCQECVVGAEGRRVTDGESWRDPSNACITCTCRRGHVECRLEECQALSCPHGWAKVREAGRCCERCQAPVQSCAHQGRQVASGERWAVDACTSCSCVAGAVSCQSQRCPPLSCGPDEAPALSPSSCCPRCLTRPASCMAFGDPHYRTFDGRLLHFQGSCSYVLAKDCRGGDFSVHVTNHDRGRSGVSWTHEVAVLLGDVVVRLLQGGEVTVDGRPVALPFLQEPLLYVELRGRTVMLHAQPGLQVLWDGQSQVEVRVPGSYRGQICGLCGNFNGFAQDDLRGPEGLLLSTEVAFGNSWQVPEGPGPGRPCSKGREVDPCRVAGYRAKREANARCGVLKSSPFSRCHAVVPPEPFFAACVYDLCACGPGSLADTCLCDALEAYASHCRQAGVTPAWRGPTLCVVGCLLDRGFVFDECGPPCPRTCFNQHVPLGELAAHCVRPCVPACRCPAGLVEHEAHCISPEACPPVLLTGDQPPSTLPNPSWKPQGPP; encoded by the exons GTGGGGCCATCCCCAGGGAGCCTCTGGGGCTTGCTGACATCCATGACTACCAGCTGCAGGCTCCGGCCCACTCCTCATCCCCTGCTGGGGCCCCCCAGGAGCGGTGGCACCCCCTGGAGGAGCGACTGGGAAGGCTGGAGGCTGAGGTCACGGAGCTCAGAGAACAG aGCAAAGACCTGCAGGGGAGGGTGAGGCAGCTGGAGTCCTCTGAATGCCACCCGGCTTCGCCCCAGTGCTGGGGGCTGGATCGCGCCTGTCCCGAGGGGGCTCGCTGGGAGCCTGATGCCTGCACAGCCTGTGTCTGCCAGGACGGGGCTGCACGCTGTGTCCCCCAGCCTGGGCTGCCCCATTGCCATG GCTGCAGCCACAATGGTCAGGCCTATGGCAATGGGGAGACCTTCACCACAGATGCCTGTACCACCTGCCGCTGCCTG GAAGGAGCCATAACCTGCACCCAGAAGCCATGCCCAAGAGGACCCTGCCCGGAGCCGGGAGCGTGCTGCCCGCACTGCGAGCCCG GCTGTACTGGAGGCCACAGGAGTGGGGAAACGTGGCAACTGGAGCCCTGTGTCATCTGTACCTGTCAG GCAGGGACGGTGCAGTGCCAGGGGCCCTCATGCTCAGAGCTCAACTGCCTGGAGAGCTACACCCCACCTGCTGAGTGCTGCCCCATCTGCCGGCCAG GCTGTGAGTATGAGGGGCAGCTTTATGAGGAGGGGGCCAACTTCCTGTCCAGCTCCAACCCTTGTCTCCAATGCTCCTGCCTG AGCCTGGTTCGCTGTGTGCCCATGAAGTGCCCGCCCATCCCCTGTCCTGAACCAGTCCTGAGGCCCGGGCACTGCTGCCCGACCTGCCAAG CCCAAGGCTGCACGGAAGGTGGTTCTCACTGGGAGCATGGCCAAGAGTGGACCACACCTGGGGACCCCTGCCGGATCTGCCAGTGCCTG GAGGGCCACATCCGGTGCCACCAGCAAGAATGTGCCAGCCTGTGCCCTTACCCTGCCCGGCCCCTCCCAGGCACCTGCTGCCCTGTGTGCGATG CAGGCTGTTTCCTAAACGGGCGAGAGCACCGCCGCGGGGAGCCCGTGGGCTCTGGGGACCCCTGCTTCCACTGCCCTTGTGTC AACGGGAGTGTCCACTGTGAGCCTCTGCCCTGCCCACCGACGCCCTGCAGACACCCAGGCAGGATCCCTGGGAAGTGCTGCCCAGTCTGTGACA GCTGTGAGTACCAGGGACACCAGTATCAGAGCCAGGAGACCTTTAGACTCCAAGAGAGTGGCCGCTGTGTCCGCTGCTCCTGCCAG CCTGCGTGCTTGGTGGAGAGGAGTTTGCTGAGGGGGTCCAGTGGGAGCCTGATGGTCAGCCCTGCACAACCTGTTCCTGTCAAGCTGGGGTGCCCGTGTGCAGGGCTTTGCTCtgctccccagccccctgccaGCACCCCACCAAGCCCCCCG GTGCCTGCTGCCCCAGCTGTGAGAGCTGCACCTACCACGGCCAAGTGTACTCCAACGGGCAGAATTTCACAGATGCAGACAGCCCTTGCCACACCTGCCACTGTGAGGTACCTCCCCAGGCTTGCTGCTGCCCTGCTGAGCCCCTCCCGGGGCCCACCCCCATTGCCCTCTCACCTGCTCCCAGGATGGGACCGTGACATGCTCCTTGGTCAACTGCCCTCCCACAACCTGTGCCAGGCCCCAGAGTGGACCCGGCCAGTGCTGCCCCAGATGCCCAG cccctcctcctcctcctctccctccatgGGGACAGCTTCCAAGTGGCACTTCTGCAGTGGCTCTGGACTCAAGAGTAGAGGGGCTGTCAGCCTGCTCCTTGCACTGTCAGTCTTTGTCCCCACTCCTGCCCACCTGCCCCACTGCCCAGACTGCATCCTGGAGAAGCAAGTGTTTATGGATGGCCAGAGCTTCTCCCACCCCCGAGACCCCTGCCAGGAATGCCAGTGCCGGGAAGGCCATGCCCACTGCCAACCTCGGGCCTGCCCCAGGGCCTCCTGTGCTCACCCGCTGCCTGGTCCCTGTTGCCAGAACAACTGCAATG gctgtgCCTTTGGTGGAAAAGAGTACCCCAACGGAGCAgacttcccccacccctccgaCCCCTGCCGCCTGTGTCACTGTCTG AGCGGCCACGTGCAGTGCCCGGCCCGCCGCTGCCCGCCCTTGCGCTGTCCAGAGCCGCTCCTGTTGCCAGGAGAGTGCTGCCCGCAGTGCGCGGGTAGGAGCG CCACCCCCTCTGGCTGCCCTCGGCCCGGGGGCGGGGTCCCCGTCCGCCACCAGGAGCACTTCTCCCAGCCCGACGACCCCTGCCGCCGCTGCCTCTGCCTCGACGGCTCCGTGTCCTGCCAGCggctgccctgcccaccagcGCCCTGCGCCCACCCGCGCCAGGGGCCCTGTTGCCCCTCCTGTGACG GCTGCCTGTACCAGGGGAAGGAGTTCGCCAGCGGCGAGCGCTTCCCTTCGCCCACTGCCCGGTGCCACGTCTGCCTCTGCTGGGAGGGCAGCGTCAGCTGCGAGCCCAGGACCTGTGCCCCAGCACAGTGCCCCTTCCCTGCCAGGGGTGACTGCTGCCCTACCTGTGATG GCTGTGAGTACCTAGGGGAGTCCTACCTGAGCAGCCAGGATTTTCTGGATCCCCGAGAGCCCTGCAATCTGTGTACCTGTCTCGGAGGCTTTGTGACCTGCAGCCGCCGGCCCTGTGAGCCTCTGGGCTGCAGCCACCCACTCACCCCGTCTGGGCACTGCTGCCCGACCTGCCAGG GATGCCTCTATCATGGGGTCACCGCTGCCCCTGGAGAGACCCTTCCTGACCCGCTCGACCCCACCTGCTCCATCTGCACCTGCCAG GAGGGCTCCATGCACTGCCGGAAGAAGCCATGTGCTCCTGCTCTGTGCCCCCGGCCCTCCCCGGGGCCTTGCTTCTGCCCTGTTTGCCACA GCTGCCTCTCTCAGGGCCGGGAGCACCAGGACGGGGAGGAGTTTGAGGGGCCCACAGGCCCCTGTGAGCGATGTCGCTGTCAG GCTGGCCAGGTCAGCTGTGAGTGGCTGCAGTGCCCACCTCTGCACTGCCCACTCCAGGTCACAAAGCCGGGGAGCTGCTGCCCTCGCTGCAGAG GCTGCCTGGTTCATGGGGAGGAGCACCCTGAAGGCAGTAGCTGGGAGCCCCCCGACAGCCCCTGTTCCTCCTGCATGTGTCACGAGGGTGTCGTCACCTGTGCCCGCGTCCAGTGTGTCACCTCCTGTgcccagcctcacctggggccccGTGACTGCTGCCTTCGATGCTCTG CCTGTGAGCACGAGGGCCGGAAGTATGAGCCTGGCGCAGAGCCCTGTGAAGTGTGCACCTGTGAG CTGCAGCCTGAGGGAACTCCCAGCCTTCGCTGTCACCGGCGGCAGTGTCCCAGCCTGGTGGGCTGTCCCGCCAGCCAGCTCCTGCCCCCCGGGCCCCAGCACTGCTGCCCCACCTGTGCCC AGCCGCTGAGTCCCTGCACGGAGCACCTGCGGGGGTCTAAGGTGGCCCCGCCAGACCCCTGCTACACCTGCCAGTGCCAG GACCTGACTTGGCTCTGCGTTCACCGGGCCTGTCCTGAGCCCAGCTGTCCCCTGTCGGAGCGCCATACCCCCCCTGGGAGCTGCTGCCCCGTGTGCCAGG AATGTGTGGTGGGAGCTGAGGGCCGGAGAGTGACAGACGGAGAGAGCTGGCGGGACCCCAGCAACGCCTGTATCACTTGCACCTGCCGT CGGGGCCACGTGGAGTGCCGCCTGGAAGAGTGCCAGGCCCTCTCCTGCCCCCACGGCTGGGCGAAGGTGCGGGAGGCTGGCAGGTGCTGTGAGAGATGCCAAG CCCCCGTCCAGTCGTGCGCGCACCAGGGCCGGCAGGTGGCCTCCGGGGAGCGCTGGGCCGTGGACGCCTGCACCAGCTGCTCCTGCGTAGCCGGCGCCGTGAGCTGCCAGAGCCAGCGCTGCCCGCCGCTCTCCTGCGGGCCC GACGAGGCCCCCGCCCTGAGTCCCAGCAGCTGCTGCCCCCGCTGCCTGACCCGGCCCGCTTCCTGCATGGCCTTCGGAGACCCTCATTACCGCACCTTCGACGGCCGCCTGCTGCACTTCCAGGGCAGCTGCAGCTACGTGCTGGCCAAGGACTGCCGTGGAGGGGACTTTAG CGTGCACGTGACCAACCATGACCGGGGCCGGAGCGGCGTGTCCTGGACCCACGAGGTGGCTGTGCTGCTGGGAGACGTGGTCGTGCGGCTGCTGCAGGGCGGGGAGGTCACG GTGGACGGGCGCCCCGTCGCCTTGCCCTTCTTGCAGGAGCCTCTGCTGTATGTGGAGCTGCGGGGACGCACGGTGATGCTACACGCCCAGCCGGGGCTCCAG GTGCTGTGGGATGGGCAGTCCCAGGTGGAGGTGAGAGTGCCTGGCTCCTACCGGGGCCAGATTTGTGGGCTCTGTGGCAACTTCAATGGCTTTGCCCAGGATGATCTGCGGGGCCCCGAGGGGCTGCTCCTGTCCACTGAGGTTGCGTTTGGGAATAGCTGGCAG GTCCCAGAGGGGCCAGGACCTGGTCGGCCCTGTTCCAAGGGCCGTGAGGTGGATCCATGCCGGGTAGCAGGGTACCGTGCCAAGCGTGAGGCCAACGCCCGGTGCGGGGTGCTGAAGTCCTCCCCGTTCAGTCGCTGCCATGCTGTGGTGCCACCAGAGCCCTTCTTTGCCGCCTGCGTGTATGACCTCTGTGCTTGTGGTCCTGGCTCCTTGGCTGACACCTGCCTCTGTGACGCCCTGGAAGCCTATGCCAGCCACTGTCGCCAAGCAGGGGTGACTCCTGCCTGGCGGGGCCCCACGCTCTGCG TGGTGGGCTGCCTCCTGGACCGTGGCTTCGTGTTTGATGAGTGTGGCCCACCCTGTCCCCGCACCTGCTTCAACCAGCATGTCCCCCTGGGGGAGCTGGCGGCCCACTGCGTACGGCCCTGTGTTCCCGCCTGCCGGTGCCCCGCAGGCCTGGTGGAGCACGAGGCCCACTGTATCTCACCCGAGGCCTGCCCCCCAGTCCTACTCACTGGGGACCAGCCACCCAGCACTCTGCCCAACCCCAGCTGGAAGCCCCAGGGGCCACCTTGA